One part of the Streptomyces lienomycini genome encodes these proteins:
- the secA gene encoding preprotein translocase subunit SecA, which produces MSVLSKLMRAGEGKILRKLHRIADQVNSIEEDFADLSDAELRALTDEYKQRYADGESLDDLLPEAFATVREAAKRVLGQRHYDVQIMGGAALHMGYVAEMKTGEGKTLVGTLPAYLNALSGEGVHIVTVNDYLAERDSEMMGRVHKFLGLNVGCILANQTPAQRREMYGCDITYGTNNEFGFDYLRDNMAWSKDELVQRGHNFAIVDEVDSILVDEARTPLIISGPADQATKWYGDFAKLVTRLKKGEAGNTLKGIEETGDYEVDEKKRTVAIHESGVAKVEDWLGIDNLYESVNTPLVGYLNNAIKAKELFKKDKDYVVLDGEVMIVDEHTGRILAGRRYNEGMHQAIEAKEGVDIKDENQTLATITLQNFFRLYKRHDHDDKEQPGLSGMTGTAMTEAAEFHQIYKLGVVPIPTNRPMVRKDQSDLIYRTEVAKFEAVVDDIEEKHRKGQPILVGTTSVEKSEYLSQQLSKRGVQHEVLNAKQHDREATIVAQAGRKGSVTVATNMAGRGTDIKLGGNPEDLAEAELRQRGLDPEEHIEEWAAALPAALERAEQAVKAEFEEVKDLGGLYVLGTERHESRRIDNQLRGRSGRQGDPGESRFYLSLGDDLMRLFKAQMVERVMSMANVPDDVPIENKMVTRAIASAQSQVETQNFETRKNVLKYDEVLNRQREVIYGERRRVLEGEDLQEQIQHFMNDTIDAYVQAETAEGFPEDWDLDRLWGAYKQLYPVKVTVEELEEAAGDRAGLTADYIAESIKDDIMEQYEAREAQLGSEIMRELERRVVLSVLDRKWREHLYEMDYLQEGIGLRAMAQKDPLVEYQREGFDMFQAMMEGIKEESVGYLFNLEVQVEQQVEEVPVEDTAPSLEKDVQDAVPAQTGARPEIRAKGLDAPQRRDLHFSAPTVDGEGGVVEGEFTDGEAGQAQSDGLTRAERRKQAKGGRRRKK; this is translated from the coding sequence GTGTCCGTCCTCTCGAAGCTCATGCGTGCAGGCGAAGGCAAGATCCTGCGCAAGCTGCACCGCATCGCGGACCAGGTCAACTCCATCGAAGAGGACTTCGCTGACCTCTCCGACGCCGAGCTGCGGGCCCTCACCGACGAGTACAAGCAGCGCTACGCCGACGGTGAGAGCCTTGACGACCTGCTGCCCGAAGCCTTCGCGACCGTCCGCGAGGCCGCCAAGCGCGTGCTGGGCCAGCGCCACTACGACGTGCAGATCATGGGCGGCGCGGCCCTGCACATGGGTTATGTGGCCGAGATGAAGACCGGTGAGGGCAAGACCCTCGTCGGCACCCTGCCCGCCTACCTCAACGCCCTGTCCGGCGAGGGCGTGCACATCGTCACGGTCAACGACTACCTGGCCGAGCGCGACTCCGAGATGATGGGCCGCGTCCACAAGTTCCTGGGTCTGAACGTCGGCTGCATCCTCGCCAACCAGACCCCGGCCCAGCGCCGCGAGATGTACGGCTGCGACATCACCTACGGCACGAACAACGAGTTCGGCTTCGACTACCTGCGCGACAACATGGCGTGGTCCAAGGACGAACTCGTCCAGCGCGGCCACAACTTCGCCATCGTCGACGAGGTCGACTCCATCCTCGTCGACGAGGCCCGTACGCCGCTGATCATCTCCGGCCCGGCCGACCAGGCCACCAAGTGGTACGGCGACTTCGCCAAGCTGGTCACCCGCCTGAAGAAGGGGGAGGCCGGCAACACCCTCAAGGGCATCGAGGAGACCGGCGACTACGAGGTCGACGAGAAGAAGCGCACCGTCGCCATCCACGAGTCGGGCGTCGCCAAGGTCGAGGACTGGCTGGGCATCGACAACCTCTACGAGTCGGTGAACACCCCCCTCGTCGGCTACCTGAACAACGCCATCAAGGCCAAGGAACTCTTCAAGAAGGACAAGGACTACGTCGTCCTCGACGGCGAAGTCATGATCGTCGACGAGCACACCGGCCGTATCCTCGCCGGCCGCCGCTACAACGAGGGCATGCACCAGGCGATCGAGGCGAAGGAAGGGGTGGACATCAAGGACGAGAACCAGACGCTCGCCACGATCACCCTCCAGAACTTCTTCCGCCTCTACAAGCGCCACGACCACGACGACAAGGAACAGCCCGGTCTGTCCGGCATGACCGGTACGGCGATGACCGAGGCCGCCGAGTTCCACCAGATCTACAAGCTCGGCGTGGTGCCCATCCCGACCAACCGGCCGATGGTCCGCAAGGACCAGTCCGACCTGATCTACCGCACCGAGGTCGCCAAGTTCGAGGCGGTCGTCGACGACATCGAGGAGAAGCACCGCAAGGGCCAGCCGATCCTCGTCGGCACCACCTCGGTCGAGAAGTCCGAGTACCTCTCGCAGCAGCTCAGCAAGCGCGGTGTCCAGCACGAGGTGCTCAACGCCAAGCAGCACGACCGGGAGGCGACGATCGTCGCCCAGGCGGGCCGCAAGGGCTCCGTCACGGTGGCCACGAACATGGCCGGCCGTGGTACGGACATCAAGCTCGGCGGCAACCCCGAGGACCTCGCGGAGGCGGAGCTGCGCCAGCGGGGCCTCGACCCCGAGGAGCACATCGAGGAGTGGGCGGCGGCCCTGCCCGCCGCGCTGGAGCGCGCCGAGCAGGCGGTCAAGGCCGAGTTCGAAGAGGTCAAAGACCTCGGCGGCCTCTACGTCCTCGGTACCGAGCGGCACGAGTCGCGCCGTATCGACAACCAGCTGCGCGGTCGTTCCGGCCGTCAGGGCGACCCCGGCGAGTCCCGCTTCTACCTCTCCCTGGGCGACGACCTGATGCGGCTGTTCAAGGCCCAGATGGTCGAGCGCGTGATGTCGATGGCCAACGTCCCCGACGACGTGCCGATCGAGAACAAGATGGTCACGCGCGCGATCGCCTCCGCACAGTCGCAGGTCGAGACGCAGAACTTCGAGACGCGTAAGAACGTCCTGAAGTACGACGAGGTGCTCAACCGCCAGCGCGAGGTCATCTACGGCGAGCGGCGCCGCGTCCTGGAGGGCGAGGACCTGCAGGAGCAGATCCAGCACTTCATGAACGACACGATCGACGCCTACGTGCAGGCCGAGACCGCCGAGGGCTTCCCGGAGGACTGGGACCTCGACCGGCTGTGGGGCGCCTACAAGCAGCTCTACCCGGTGAAGGTCACCGTCGAGGAGCTGGAGGAGGCGGCCGGCGACCGGGCCGGACTGACCGCGGACTACATCGCGGAGTCCATCAAGGACGACATCATGGAGCAGTACGAGGCGCGTGAGGCGCAGCTCGGCTCCGAGATCATGCGTGAGCTGGAGCGCCGGGTCGTCCTGTCGGTCCTGGACCGCAAGTGGCGCGAGCACCTCTACGAGATGGACTACCTCCAGGAGGGCATCGGTCTGCGCGCGATGGCGCAGAAGGACCCGCTGGTCGAGTACCAGCGCGAGGGCTTCGACATGTTCCAGGCCATGATGGAGGGCATCAAGGAGGAGTCCGTCGGCTACCTGTTCAACCTGGAGGTCCAGGTCGAGCAGCAGGTCGAGGAGGTCCCGGTCGAGGACACGGCACCGTCGCTGGAGAAGGACGTCCAGGACGCGGTCCCGGCCCAGACGGGGGCCCGTCCGGAGATCCGGGCCAAGGGCCTTGACGCGCCGCAGCGTCGTGACCTGCACTTCTCCGCGCCGACCGTGGACGGCGAGGGCGGGGTCGTCGAGGGTGAGTTCACCGACGGCGAGGCCGGTCAGGCCCAGTCCGACGGGCTCACGCGCGCGGAGCGCCGCAAGCAGGCGAAGGGCGGACGGCGCCGCAAGAAGTGA
- a CDS encoding GNAT family N-acetyltransferase, which translates to MEPVTLTTDRLVLRTVGPQDTEAVYAAAQDPDIRRWTTIPSPYLPEHARSFTEQLVPDGWANDSMFTFGLFLPAGDLVGMLGVTMISLGVGEIGFWGTKEHRGRGYVTEAAVAASRWAFTERAVDRLEWRAEVGNTASRAVARRAGYTVEGTLRSAINNKGVRRDCWVGSLLPSDLSLPSTSPYLPAP; encoded by the coding sequence ATGGAACCCGTCACGCTCACCACCGACCGCCTCGTCCTGCGCACGGTCGGCCCCCAGGACACCGAGGCCGTGTACGCCGCCGCGCAGGACCCCGACATCCGGCGCTGGACGACGATTCCCTCCCCCTACCTTCCGGAGCACGCGCGGAGCTTCACGGAGCAGCTGGTCCCCGACGGCTGGGCGAACGACTCGATGTTCACCTTCGGCCTCTTCCTCCCCGCCGGGGACCTGGTGGGCATGCTCGGCGTCACGATGATCTCCCTGGGCGTCGGCGAGATCGGGTTCTGGGGCACCAAGGAGCATCGCGGCCGGGGCTACGTCACCGAGGCCGCCGTCGCCGCCTCCCGCTGGGCGTTCACGGAGCGGGCCGTGGACCGCCTGGAGTGGCGTGCCGAGGTCGGCAACACGGCCTCCCGCGCGGTGGCCCGGCGTGCGGGCTACACCGTGGAGGGCACGCTGCGCTCCGCGATCAACAACAAGGGCGTACGCCGCGACTGCTGGGTCGGTTCGCTCCTGCCCTCCGACCTCTCCCTCCCGTCCACGTCCCCGTACCTCCCGGCGCCGTAA
- a CDS encoding winged helix-turn-helix domain-containing protein, whose product MTTLPPPATELSADEARRLALRAQGFLGAPDRRAGVRGVLRHLGAVQLDTISVLARSHELVPYARLGAVGRRTVDDAYWTDTHAFEYWSHAACVLPIEEWPHFAFRRRAYRNRPHWNHHLPDGDYDRVIEQLRAEGPLTATDLGGAKKTSEWWDWSGTKVAVERALMYGEVVCVERRGWKRVYDLAERAVPAALLHDDLDDTECVRRLVRLAGRSLGVGTRADIADYHRLKAEQVDAVIADSGLVPVTVQGWGRPAWADPAALETPPRGRHRTTLLSPFDSLVWERARTERIFGFTHRLEAYVPRHKRVHGYFAMPVLAGGRLVGRVDPAREGRTLVAKQVTLAGSKAAPAVAQALVEAASWVDCTDVRVERVDAPDLRDALTAELSRLLG is encoded by the coding sequence ATGACGACCCTCCCGCCCCCCGCCACGGAACTGTCCGCAGACGAGGCCCGCCGTCTCGCCCTCCGCGCGCAGGGTTTCCTCGGCGCCCCCGACCGCCGCGCGGGCGTCCGCGGTGTCCTCCGTCACCTGGGCGCGGTGCAACTCGACACCATCTCGGTCCTTGCCCGCTCCCACGAGCTCGTCCCGTACGCCCGCCTGGGCGCCGTCGGCCGCCGCACCGTCGACGACGCCTACTGGACGGACACCCACGCCTTCGAGTACTGGTCCCACGCCGCCTGCGTCCTGCCCATCGAGGAGTGGCCGCACTTCGCCTTCCGCCGCCGCGCCTACCGCAACCGCCCGCACTGGAACCACCACCTCCCCGACGGCGACTACGACCGCGTCATCGAGCAGCTGCGCGCCGAGGGCCCGCTGACCGCGACGGACCTGGGCGGCGCGAAGAAGACCAGTGAGTGGTGGGACTGGTCGGGCACGAAGGTCGCCGTCGAGCGCGCGCTCATGTACGGCGAGGTGGTGTGCGTGGAACGCCGCGGCTGGAAGCGGGTGTACGACCTGGCCGAGCGCGCGGTCCCGGCCGCGCTGCTCCACGACGACCTGGACGACACCGAGTGCGTGCGCCGCCTGGTCCGCCTGGCCGGTCGGTCCCTGGGCGTCGGCACGCGCGCGGACATCGCGGACTACCACCGTCTCAAGGCCGAGCAGGTCGACGCCGTGATCGCCGACTCGGGCCTGGTGCCGGTCACGGTGCAGGGCTGGGGGCGGCCGGCCTGGGCGGACCCGGCGGCCCTGGAGACTCCTCCGCGCGGACGCCACCGCACCACGCTGCTCTCCCCCTTCGACTCCCTCGTCTGGGAGCGGGCGCGCACGGAGCGGATCTTCGGCTTCACCCATCGCCTGGAGGCGTACGTGCCCAGGCACAAGCGGGTGCACGGCTACTTCGCGATGCCGGTCCTGGCCGGCGGTCGGCTGGTCGGCCGGGTGGACCCGGCCCGCGAGGGACGCACGCTGGTCGCCAAGCAGGTCACGCTGGCCGGCTCCAAGGCGGCTCCCGCGGTGGCGCAGGCCCTGGTCGAGGCGGCGAGCTGGGTGGATTGCACGGACGTGCGCGTGGAGCGGGTGGACGCACCGGACCTGCGCGACGCGCTCACCGCAGAACTGTCCCGGCTGCTCGGCTGA
- a CDS encoding response regulator, translated as MADSFGPMRGAGVDHGIDDGAVGMGPDADAASARDEPIRVLVVDDHALFRRGLEIVLAAEEDIQVVGEAGDGAEAVEKAADLLPDIVLMDVRMPKRGGIEACTSIKEVAPSAKIIMLTISDEEADLYDAIKAGATGYLLKEISTDEVATAIRAVADGQSQISPSMASKLLTEFKSMIQRTDERRLVPAPRLTDRELEVLKLVATGMNNRDIAKELFISENTVKNHVRNILEKLQLHSRMEAVVYAMREKILEIR; from the coding sequence ATGGCGGACAGTTTCGGACCGATGCGGGGCGCGGGCGTCGACCACGGAATCGACGACGGGGCCGTCGGCATGGGCCCGGACGCGGACGCGGCCTCCGCACGCGACGAGCCGATCAGGGTCCTGGTGGTGGACGACCACGCCCTCTTCCGCCGCGGCCTGGAGATCGTGCTCGCGGCCGAGGAGGACATCCAGGTCGTCGGAGAGGCCGGTGACGGCGCCGAGGCCGTGGAGAAGGCCGCCGACCTGCTGCCCGACATCGTCCTGATGGATGTGCGGATGCCGAAGCGGGGCGGTATCGAGGCCTGCACCTCCATCAAGGAGGTGGCCCCCAGCGCCAAGATCATCATGTTGACGATCAGCGACGAGGAGGCCGACCTCTACGACGCGATCAAGGCGGGCGCGACCGGTTATCTCCTCAAGGAGATCTCGACGGACGAGGTGGCCACCGCCATTCGAGCGGTGGCCGACGGGCAGTCCCAGATCAGCCCGTCCATGGCGTCGAAACTGCTCACCGAGTTCAAGTCGATGATCCAGCGGACGGACGAACGCCGACTGGTGCCCGCGCCCCGGCTCACGGACCGGGAGCTGGAGGTCCTCAAGCTCGTCGCCACGGGAATGAACAACCGGGACATCGCCAAGGAACTGTTCATTTCCGAGAACACCGTGAAGAACCACGTACGCAACATCCTGGAGAAACTCCAGCTGCACTCCAGGATGGAGGCCGTGGTGTACGCGATGCGGGAGAAGATCCTCGAGATCCGGTGA